DNA from Mucilaginibacter mallensis:
TAATAAATGTCATCAGGGGTTACAAACATGCGTGTGCCGTTAACCGTAACACCTCTTGAATCAGGTGGTAATTTTGGTACAAGATCACCTATCTGAACGTTTGCCCTGCTAATGCCTGTTGGAGCCGGAGCAGCGCTGCTTCCCTGGTCATAATCACCATTAGCTGGTGGAGGAGTGCCATTATCCTGGCCAACACCTTGTTGTCCATCTGTATTCAGCTCTCCGTCTTTACCGGCAATTTCGTAAGCTAATGAGCCATCATCTTTAGTAATAGCTACATAATAAACGCCATTGGTTTCATAATACTGTTGCCCGTTAATTACAATTGATTGCGCGTTTGATGGCAGTGTATTTATTTGTGCGCCTACAGGTGGCTCAACTACAGTGTACTGGTCGTTATTATATTGATAGTAGAAGCCATTGCTGTAATAGTATTGGTAGTCACCCCAATAAAACGGATAATATCCGAAAGGTAAAAATCCTATACTAAAACCAATGCGCGGGCCATATAGGCTGCCATAAAAGCCACCGTGGTAATAATAACCACCGTAACCAAACCTGCCGCGATAGCCGTACCCATGGTAATAGCCACCATAGCCACGTCCGTAATATCCGCCACGGTAACCACCCCGGCCATAATATCCGCCTCTGTATGCTCCACCTCTGTAAGCCGTTACACTGCCTCTTCCGGCATAAACGCCATGGCCTGCGTAGGCACGGTTGCCGCCTGCATAAGCACCCCTACCTGCATAAGCGCGATTGCCACCTGAATAAGCTGCTCTATTGCCGCCTGAATAGGTTGCTCTGCCACCACCGCTAAAGTGTGCACCGCCACCACCACTAAAGTGACCGCCACCGCCACCACTAAAATGACCACTGCCGCCACCACCACCGGAATGACCGCCACCACCACCGCCATGTCCGTGCTGTGCACTGGCGGGAACGGCAAAAAACAGACATAACAGTCCGCTTAAGCCTAACATAATGATATTTCTATTTAACCTTTTCATAATCTATAACAATAAGGCAATTAACGTGCCGATGTATAATAGACAATTCAAATTGTAAAAGGTTTAATCACCTGTTTAAGCAATTTGAATGTATTATTATTAAAATACATCAACATA
Protein-coding regions in this window:
- a CDS encoding DUF6515 family protein gives rise to the protein MKRLNRNIIMLGLSGLLCLFFAVPASAQHGHGGGGGGHSGGGGGSGHFSGGGGGHFSGGGGAHFSGGGRATYSGGNRAAYSGGNRAYAGRGAYAGGNRAYAGHGVYAGRGSVTAYRGGAYRGGYYGRGGYRGGYYGRGYGGYYHGYGYRGRFGYGGYYYHGGFYGSLYGPRIGFSIGFLPFGYYPFYWGDYQYYYSNGFYYQYNNDQYTVVEPPVGAQINTLPSNAQSIVINGQQYYETNGVYYVAITKDDGSLAYEIAGKDGELNTDGQQGVGQDNGTPPPANGDYDQGSSAAPAPTGISRANVQIGDLVPKLPPDSRGVTVNGTRMFVTPDDIYYQETRDNNNHKAYKVVGLPSDGPQ